One part of the Populus alba chromosome 18, ASM523922v2, whole genome shotgun sequence genome encodes these proteins:
- the LOC118032789 gene encoding pentatricopeptide repeat-containing protein At1g08070, chloroplastic, whose product MKMVVLASPVSTLQALSFSDSSPPYKLVHDHPSLTLLSNCKTLQTLKQIHSQIIKTGLHNTHFALSKLIEFCAVSPHGDLSYALSLFKTIRNPNHVIWNHMIRGLSSSESPFLALEYYVHMISSGTEPNEYTFPSIIKSCTKIRGAHEGKQVHAHVLKLGLEHNAFVHTSLINMYAQNGDLVNARLVFDKSSMRDAVSFTALITGYASKGFLDEARELFDEIPVRDVVSWNAMISGYAQGGRVEEAMAFFEEMRRAKVTPNVSTMLSVLSACAQSGSSLQLGNWVRSWIEDRGLGSNLRLVNGLIDMYVKCGDLEEASNLFEKIQDKNVVSWNVMIGGYTHMSCYKEALGLFRRMMQSNIDPNDVTFLSILPACANLGALDLGKWVHAYVDKNMKSMKNTVALWTSLIDMYAKCGDLAVAKRIFDCMNTKSLATWNAMISGFAMHGHTDTALGLFSRMTSEGFVPDDITFVGVLTACKHAGLLSLGRRYFSSMIQDYKVSPKLPHYGCMIDLFGRAGLFDEAETLMKNMEMKPDGAIWCSLLGACRIHRRIELAESVATHLFELEPENPSAYVLLSNIYAGAGRWEDVAKIRTRLNDNRMKKVPGCSSIEVDSVVHEFLVGDKVHPQSNEIYKMLDEIDMRLEKAGFVPDTSEVLYDMDEEWKEGVLSHHSEKLAIAFGLISTKPGTTIRIMKNLRVCGNCHSATKLISKIFNREIIARDRNRFHHFKDGSCSCKDYW is encoded by the coding sequence ATGAAGATGGTGGTATTGGCTTCACCCGTAAGTACTCTCCAAGCTCTTTCCTTCTCTGATTCTTCTCCTCCATACAAGCTTGTCCATGACCATCCTTCTCTAACTCTCCTTTCCAACTGCAAAACCCTCCAGACTCTCAAACAAATCCACTCCCAAATCATCAAAACTGGCCTCCACAACACCCACTTCGCTCTTAGCAAGCTCATCGAGTTTTGCGCCGTCTCTCCACATGGTGACCTCTCTTATGCTCTCTCGCTCTTCAAAACCATTCGAAACCCCAATCATGTGATTTGGAATCATATGATCAGGGGTCTCTCATCGAGCGAATCCCCTTTTTTAGCTTTAGAATACTATGTTCATATGATTAGTTCTGGTACAGAGCCGAATGAGTACACCTTTCCTTCTATTATCAAGTCATGCACCAAAATTAGAGGTGCCCATGAAGGGAAACAGGTCCATGCACATGTTTTGAAGCTTGGGCTTGAACATAATGCCTTTGTACATACTTCGTTGATTAACATGTATGCTCAAAATGGTGACTTGGTTAATGCAAGATTAGTGTTTGATAAAAGTTCTATGAGAGATGCTGTTTCTTTTACTGCTTTGATTACTGGGTATGCTTCGAAGGGTTTTTTGGATGAAGCTCGAGAGTTGTTTGATGAAATTCCTGTGAGAGATGTTGTGTCGTGGAATGCTATGATTTCTGGGTATGCTCAGGGTGGTCGAGTCGAAGAGGCAATGGCATTCTTTGAAGAGATGCGTAGAGCAAAGGTTACACCTAATGTGAGCACAATGCTTAGTGTCCTTTCGGCCTGCGCTCAATCAGGATCTTCTCTTCAACTGGGCAATTGGGTTCGGTCTTGGATTGAAGATCGTGGACTTGGATCAAATCTTAGGCTTGTAAACGGACTTATTGACATGTATGTTAAATGTGGAGATTTGGAAGAAGCCAGCAATCTATTTGAGAAAATACAGGATAAGAATGTGGTCTCATGGAATGTTATGATTGGTGGCTATACTCATATGAGCTGTTATAAGGAAGCCTTGGGGCTATTTAGGCGAATGATGCAGTCGAATATAGATCCTAATGATGTCACTTTCTTGAGCATTCTTCCGGCTTGTGCTAACTTGGGTGCGCTTGATCTTGGCAAATGGGTTCATGCTTATGTCGACAAGAACATGAAGAGTATGAAAAATACTGTTGCCCTTTGGACAAGCCTCATTGACATGTATGCAAAATGTGGTGATTTAGCGGTAGCTAAACGAATCTTTGATTGCATGAATACTAAAAGCTTGGCAACTTGGAATGCAATGATATCTGGGTTTGCCATGCACGGGCACACAGATACGGCTCTTGGGCTTTTCTCAAGAATGACTAGTGAGGGGTTTGTACCAGATGACATCACTTTTGTTGGCGTGTTAACAGCTTGTAAGCATGCTGGTTTGCTAAGTCTTGGACGCAGATATTTTAGTTCAATGATCCAAGATTACAAGGTTTCTCCGAAATTGCCACACTATGGATGCATGATAGATCTTTTTGGTCGAGCCGGGTTGTTTGATGAAGCGGAAACCTTGATGAAGAATATGGAAATGAAACCAGATGGGGCCATTTGGTGCTCTCTGCTTGGAGCTTGTAGAATTCATAGACGCATTGAGTTGGCTGAATCTGTTGCCACGCATCTTTTTGAACTAGAACCTGAAAACCCAAGCGCCTATGTGCTCTTGTCAAACATCTACGCAGGAGCTGGTAGATGGGAGGATGTAGCAAAAATAAGAACCAGGCTAAATGATAACAGGATGAAGAAAGTTCCTGGTTGTAGCTCTATTGAAGTAGATAGTGTGGTGCATGAGTTTCTTGTTGGTGACAAGGTGCATCCCCAGAGCAATGAAATCTACAAGATGTTGGATGAAATTGATATGCGTTTGGAGAAAGCTGGTTTTGTACCAGATACGTCAGAGGTGCTTTATGACATGGATGAGGAGTGGAAAGAAGGGGTCTTGAGTCATCACAGTGAAAAGTTGGCCATTGCCTTTGGTTTGATCAGTACAAAGCCAGGGACAACAATCAGAATAATGAAGAATCTTCGCGTGTGTGGAAATTGTCATTCTGCCaccaaattaatttcaaagatcTTCAATAGAGAAATTATTGCAAGAGATAGAAATCGTTTCCACCATTTCAAGGATGGTTCTTGCTCATGTAAGGACTACTGGTGA